A section of the Pseudanabaena mucicola str. Chao 1806 genome encodes:
- a CDS encoding Txe/YoeB family addiction module toxin, whose protein sequence is MKWKLVYTKQAQKDAKKIAATNLKDKVTELLAIIQVNPFQNLPPYEKLVGDLAGAYSRRINIQHRLVYQVIESEQTIKIIRMWTHYE, encoded by the coding sequence GTGAAGTGGAAATTGGTATACACAAAGCAAGCTCAAAAGGATGCTAAGAAAATTGCTGCAACTAATCTCAAAGATAAGGTTACTGAACTTTTAGCCATAATTCAGGTAAATCCATTCCAAAATCTGCCACCCTATGAAAAGTTGGTTGGTGATTTAGCTGGTGCATATTCCCGCAGAATCAATATCCAGCATCGACTTGTTTATCAAGTGATCGAATCAGAGCAAACCATTAAAATAATCAGGATGTGGACGCATTACGAGTAA
- a CDS encoding glutathione peroxidase, with the protein MSTLYDFKITNIDGQLVDLAQYKGKVALVVNVASKCGYTKQYKGLEALYREYKDKGFEILGFPSNDFGAQEPGTETEIKSFCSLTYDVTFDLFSKVKVKGADITDAYKYLTETTGSQVQWNFNKFLVDKEGKVVKYYPSSIAPEDAGLRKDIEALLS; encoded by the coding sequence ATGTCAACACTTTACGATTTCAAGATTACTAACATCGATGGTCAACTAGTTGATCTCGCGCAGTATAAAGGCAAAGTTGCTTTAGTTGTCAATGTTGCTTCTAAATGTGGCTACACAAAACAATACAAGGGACTCGAAGCTCTTTATCGTGAATACAAAGATAAAGGCTTTGAGATTTTGGGCTTTCCTAGCAACGACTTTGGCGCACAGGAGCCTGGCACTGAAACAGAAATCAAGAGCTTCTGTTCCCTCACCTATGATGTCACTTTTGATCTATTTAGCAAAGTAAAGGTGAAAGGTGCTGACATTACTGATGCGTATAAATACCTTACCGAAACTACAGGTAGTCAAGTACAGTGGAACTTTAATAAGTTTCTTGTCGATAAAGAAGGTAAAGTCGTGAAGTACTATCCTTCTAGTATTGCGCCTGAAGATGCTGGATTGCGTAAAGACATTGAAGCTCTACTCTCCTAG
- the rsmG gene encoding 16S rRNA (guanine(527)-N(7))-methyltransferase RsmG has translation MPHFSHLFTQWQSTLNWLPNSEQLAQFEKLYKLVLDENSKQNLTRITAPDDFWEKHLWDSLRGVFAFWNCENIKLIDIGTGAGFPGLPIAIAKPSWQVTLVDSKQKKVAFVNQTINDLHLQNAIAQVGRVEELNQTSSYKKKYDLAVVRAVGKPDICASYCLPFLKGSGVAILYRGQWLPEESKQIDLFCEKQGLQVVKQDRFQTPLTEGIRHSVYLSPRSTSISNS, from the coding sequence ATGCCCCACTTTTCCCACTTATTTACACAATGGCAATCCACCCTCAACTGGTTACCAAACTCAGAACAACTCGCACAATTTGAAAAACTGTATAAATTGGTATTAGATGAGAATAGTAAGCAAAACCTGACAAGAATTACAGCCCCTGATGATTTCTGGGAAAAGCATTTGTGGGACTCATTACGAGGTGTGTTCGCTTTCTGGAATTGCGAAAATATTAAATTGATTGATATTGGAACAGGCGCAGGCTTTCCTGGACTGCCGATCGCGATTGCCAAACCTTCATGGCAAGTCACGTTAGTCGATAGCAAACAAAAAAAAGTTGCCTTTGTGAATCAAACGATCAATGATTTGCACTTACAGAACGCGATCGCGCAGGTAGGTCGCGTCGAAGAGCTTAATCAAACCTCTAGTTACAAAAAAAAATATGATTTAGCAGTTGTTCGAGCCGTAGGCAAGCCAGATATTTGCGCTAGCTACTGCCTGCCATTTCTCAAAGGAAGTGGTGTAGCCATTCTCTACCGTGGTCAATGGCTACCAGAAGAAAGTAAGCAAATTGACTTATTTTGTGAGAAGCAGGGACTACAAGTGGTTAAGCAAGATCGTTTTCAAACCCCTCTGACTGAAGGCATTCGCCATAGCGTTTACCTTTCACCCCGTTCAACCTCCATCTCAAACTCATAA
- a CDS encoding AAA family ATPase — translation MLQRLYVHNFRCLENFELNLKDLPSSLLIGKNGAGKSTIAFALEVLQSIGRGINRVSQLIQAKDFNSSRSGVPIRFEIEVLLKEQLYKYILALELSPENFKEIRVFEEQLLVAGSPIYSREASQVKLYGNNLQSQTSQDNRSANPFSNQFPLASQLMASQFQVDWHLVALPLIQAQSETDPLYIFKSWLSRMVILAPIPSLMTGESSGETLEPKRDGSNFGEWFSGLLRRYPAAYTQVDRYLREVMPDIQDIQNEPIGKDAKSMVVQFEANNQTLSLDFKELSDGEKCFFLCAVVLAANKYYSPFCFWDEPDNYLSLSEVGHFVTALRRSFKNSGQILVTSHNEEAIRKFSNENTFILDRKSHLEPTLIRLLSDIPINGDLVDTLIRGDIEL, via the coding sequence ATGCTTCAAAGACTCTATGTACATAATTTTAGATGCTTGGAGAACTTTGAGTTAAATCTAAAGGATCTTCCCTCGTCTCTTCTAATTGGCAAAAATGGTGCAGGTAAATCGACTATTGCTTTCGCTTTAGAAGTATTACAAAGTATAGGTCGGGGCATTAATAGAGTTAGTCAACTGATACAGGCTAAGGACTTTAATAGTAGTAGATCTGGTGTTCCAATCCGTTTTGAAATAGAAGTATTACTTAAAGAGCAATTATATAAGTACATCCTTGCGTTAGAATTATCACCAGAAAATTTCAAAGAAATTCGCGTATTTGAAGAACAATTGTTAGTTGCAGGAAGTCCAATTTACTCTCGTGAAGCATCCCAAGTCAAACTTTATGGTAACAATCTCCAATCTCAGACATCTCAAGACAATCGATCTGCTAATCCATTTTCTAACCAATTCCCATTAGCTAGTCAATTGATGGCTTCTCAATTTCAAGTAGATTGGCATCTTGTCGCGCTTCCATTAATTCAGGCACAATCAGAGACTGATCCACTCTACATTTTCAAGAGTTGGTTATCGCGCATGGTTATTTTAGCTCCGATCCCAAGCTTGATGACAGGAGAATCTAGTGGTGAGACTCTGGAACCAAAGCGGGATGGATCAAATTTTGGGGAATGGTTCTCTGGTTTACTTAGGCGCTACCCTGCCGCTTATACACAGGTTGATAGATATCTTCGAGAAGTTATGCCCGATATTCAGGACATCCAAAATGAACCGATTGGCAAAGATGCTAAAAGTATGGTTGTTCAGTTTGAAGCCAATAATCAAACATTGAGTCTTGATTTTAAAGAATTATCGGATGGAGAAAAATGTTTTTTCCTCTGTGCTGTCGTCCTAGCAGCCAACAAGTACTACAGCCCTTTTTGCTTTTGGGATGAGCCTGATAATTATCTTTCTCTATCAGAAGTCGGACATTTTGTCACAGCTTTACGGCGCTCATTTAAGAATAGTGGACAGATTTTAGTAACTTCACATAATGAAGAAGCAATCCGCAAGTTTTCCAATGAGAACACCTTTATACTTGACCGCAAAAGCCATCTAGAACCAACCTTGATAAGATTACTTAGTGACATACCTATTAATGGGGATCTAGTAGACACCTTAATTCGTGGCGACATAGAATTATGA
- a CDS encoding type II toxin-antitoxin system Phd/YefM family antitoxin, with product MSIIPLTEAQIKLQDLINEVSQSHEPVMISGATSNAFLVSEEDWKGIQETIYLLSIPNVGASIVEGLATPISECSETLEW from the coding sequence ATGTCAATTATACCTTTAACCGAAGCTCAAATTAAACTTCAAGATTTGATCAATGAAGTTTCACAGTCTCATGAACCTGTCATGATTTCAGGAGCCACATCTAATGCTTTCCTAGTCTCTGAAGAAGATTGGAAGGGAATTCAAGAAACAATCTATTTACTCTCAATTCCTAATGTAGGCGCATCAATTGTAGAAGGTTTAGCAACTCCCATTAGTGAATGTAGCGAGACACTAGAATGGTGA
- the gatB gene encoding Asp-tRNA(Asn)/Glu-tRNA(Gln) amidotransferase subunit GatB, which yields MTATATKTTTKTQYEAVIGLETHCQLTTNSKIFCNCSTQFGATPNTNVCPVCLGMPGVLPVLNEKVLEYAVKAGLALNCQIAPHSKFDRKQYFYPDLPKNYQVSQYDLPIAEHGWLEVQLEDGSTKRIGITRLHMEEDAGKLVHAGSDRLSGSSHSLVDFNRTGVPLCEIVSEPDMRSGAEAAAYAQELRRIMRYLGVCDGNMQEGSLRCDVNISVRPFGQEKFGTKVEIKNMNSFNAIQRAIDFEINRQIEAIESGEKIKQETRLWEENTQRTISMRSKEGASDYRYFPEPDLMAIEVPQSKLEKYRSELPTLPMAHRHRYRDEFGLAPYDAALIADDRSIAEFFDATILTGAEPKQVFNWVMGDITAYLNENKLKIGDIALTPAILSEMIALITNGTISSKIAKDILPELIVKGGSVKELVAAKGLTVLAGAELEKIIDEIIAANPKEVEQYKAGKTKLLGFFVGQTMKKTQGRAEPQSTNKLIADKLA from the coding sequence ATGACTGCAACCGCCACCAAGACAACAACCAAAACACAATACGAAGCTGTCATTGGACTAGAAACTCACTGTCAGTTGACCACGAACTCCAAGATATTTTGTAACTGTTCAACCCAGTTTGGCGCAACCCCAAATACTAATGTTTGCCCTGTTTGTCTCGGAATGCCAGGGGTGTTGCCCGTACTTAACGAAAAAGTTTTGGAATACGCAGTCAAGGCTGGACTAGCACTAAATTGTCAAATTGCCCCCCATAGCAAATTCGATCGCAAACAATATTTTTATCCCGACCTTCCCAAAAACTATCAAGTCTCTCAATACGACTTGCCGATCGCCGAGCATGGTTGGCTAGAAGTTCAATTAGAAGATGGCAGCACGAAGCGCATTGGCATTACTCGTCTGCACATGGAAGAGGATGCAGGCAAGTTAGTCCATGCAGGTAGTGATCGCCTTTCAGGTTCTAGCCATTCCCTAGTTGATTTCAATCGTACAGGTGTGCCTTTGTGCGAAATTGTTTCGGAACCTGATATGCGATCGGGTGCAGAAGCGGCTGCCTATGCCCAAGAACTGCGGCGGATTATGCGCTACCTTGGTGTTTGTGATGGCAATATGCAGGAAGGTTCTCTTCGTTGTGATGTAAATATTTCTGTGCGCCCTTTCGGACAAGAGAAGTTCGGCACAAAGGTAGAAATCAAAAACATGAACTCCTTCAATGCCATTCAGAGAGCGATCGATTTTGAAATTAATCGCCAAATAGAAGCTATTGAGTCTGGAGAAAAGATTAAGCAGGAAACGCGCCTGTGGGAAGAGAATACTCAACGCACCATCAGTATGCGTTCCAAGGAAGGAGCCAGTGACTATCGCTATTTCCCTGAGCCTGACTTGATGGCGATCGAGGTTCCACAGTCTAAATTAGAGAAATATCGTTCTGAACTTCCCACCCTTCCTATGGCACATCGTCATCGTTATCGCGATGAGTTTGGACTGGCTCCCTACGATGCTGCTCTAATTGCCGATGATCGCAGTATTGCAGAATTCTTTGATGCGACAATTCTCACGGGAGCAGAACCTAAGCAAGTGTTTAACTGGGTGATGGGTGACATTACCGCTTATCTCAATGAGAATAAGCTCAAGATTGGCGATATAGCTCTTACTCCTGCGATTTTAAGCGAAATGATTGCTTTAATCACCAATGGTACGATTAGTAGCAAAATTGCGAAGGATATCTTGCCTGAACTAATAGTCAAAGGTGGATCGGTCAAAGAACTGGTTGCAGCCAAAGGTTTAACAGTTCTTGCAGGTGCAGAACTAGAGAAAATCATTGACGAGATTATTGCGGCTAATCCAAAGGAAGTGGAACAATATAAAGCTGGTAAAACCAAACTCTTAGGATTCTTTGTCGGTCAAACCATGAAGAAAACCCAAGGTCGCGCCGAACCTCAATCTACTAATAAATTGATTGCCGATAAATTGGCTTAA
- the ppk1 gene encoding polyphosphate kinase 1, translated as MIDRSRYFFNRELSWIAFNKRVLHEGIDARTPLLERAKFCAIFSTNLDEFFMVRVAGVKKRFAEQLDIITDDGLKPDKQLLAIRDALVPLVTMQHDFFENTLRPELHKQGVRLLDYKKIDKKHQHYLKTYFREKLFPVLTPLAVDPAHPFPYISNLSLNLVVLVSDRETGEENFARVKVPSVLPRFVRIPETKDHTFVPLEQVIAHNLDALFPGMEILSYYPFRITRDAELDIEEEEADDLISALQEELRKQKFGSVVRMEIANDVPSAIRQKLIEQLGITEADVYNIPGLIGLGDLMTLAFLPLPEHQDQPWKSVTHPRLKDSSNERNIFDIIREGDFLVHHPYQSFTTTVQRFIEESANDHKVLAIKQTLYRTSGDSPIVHALIRAAENGKQVAVLVELKARFDEANNILWARKLENAGVHVVYGLKNLKTHTKTALVVRQEGDHLVRYVHIGTGNYNPKTARFYSDLGIFSCRDDLGADLTDLFNYLTGYSRQREYRKLLVAPVNMRDRFLQLIHREIEHQKQGYPSYIIAKMNSLVDPEIISTLYEASQVGVNVDLIIRGICCLRPRVKGLSDRIRVISVIGRFLEHSRIFYFSNGGSEEVYIGSADWMPRNLDARVEVITPVEEPSLVQELKQILEIVLADNRQTWDLHADGTYVQRVPKDGEPEMSSQKHFMSQGRPEFA; from the coding sequence ATGATTGACCGTTCACGATATTTTTTTAACCGTGAATTAAGTTGGATTGCCTTTAACAAAAGAGTTTTACATGAAGGGATTGATGCGCGGACTCCATTACTTGAGCGAGCTAAATTTTGTGCCATTTTTAGCACAAACCTTGATGAATTCTTTATGGTGAGAGTGGCAGGGGTCAAGAAAAGGTTTGCCGAGCAACTTGATATCATCACCGATGATGGACTGAAGCCCGATAAGCAGTTATTGGCAATTCGGGATGCGCTTGTGCCGTTAGTAACAATGCAGCATGATTTTTTTGAGAATACATTGCGTCCAGAACTTCATAAGCAGGGGGTCAGGCTACTGGATTATAAAAAAATCGATAAGAAGCATCAGCATTATTTAAAAACTTATTTTCGTGAAAAACTTTTTCCTGTACTTACTCCTTTGGCAGTTGATCCAGCTCATCCATTTCCTTATATCTCCAATCTCAGCTTGAATTTAGTTGTATTGGTAAGCGATCGCGAGACAGGTGAAGAAAATTTTGCGCGGGTCAAAGTACCCAGTGTATTACCCCGTTTTGTAAGAATTCCTGAGACTAAAGATCATACATTTGTACCGCTAGAACAAGTTATTGCTCACAATCTTGACGCATTATTTCCAGGTATGGAGATTCTTAGTTATTATCCATTTCGGATTACTCGCGATGCGGAGCTAGACATCGAAGAGGAAGAAGCTGATGACTTGATCTCAGCATTGCAAGAGGAATTACGCAAACAGAAATTTGGCTCAGTAGTAAGGATGGAAATTGCTAATGATGTTCCCTCTGCCATTCGCCAAAAATTGATTGAGCAATTAGGAATTACGGAAGCAGATGTCTACAATATCCCAGGGCTAATTGGTTTGGGAGATTTAATGACACTCGCTTTTTTGCCTCTGCCTGAGCATCAAGATCAACCTTGGAAATCGGTAACTCATCCACGGCTCAAAGATTCGTCTAATGAAAGAAACATCTTTGATATTATTCGAGAAGGAGATTTTTTAGTTCATCATCCCTATCAGTCTTTTACGACGACAGTACAGCGATTTATCGAAGAGTCGGCGAATGATCATAAGGTATTAGCGATTAAGCAGACGCTGTATCGCACTTCAGGGGATTCGCCAATTGTTCATGCGCTGATTCGGGCGGCAGAGAATGGTAAACAGGTCGCCGTGCTGGTAGAACTCAAGGCAAGGTTTGATGAGGCGAATAATATCCTCTGGGCAAGGAAACTGGAAAATGCAGGTGTGCATGTTGTTTATGGATTAAAGAATCTTAAGACCCATACGAAAACAGCTCTGGTTGTACGTCAGGAAGGTGATCATCTTGTGCGCTATGTGCATATCGGTACTGGTAATTACAATCCAAAAACTGCTAGGTTTTACAGCGATCTCGGTATATTTAGTTGCCGTGATGACTTAGGGGCAGATTTAACCGATTTGTTTAACTATCTCACTGGCTATTCCCGTCAGCGCGAATATCGCAAGCTTTTAGTTGCACCAGTGAATATGCGCGATAGGTTTCTGCAATTGATTCATCGGGAAATTGAACATCAAAAGCAGGGATATCCTTCGTACATAATTGCTAAGATGAATTCACTGGTTGATCCCGAAATTATCTCTACATTGTATGAAGCTTCACAGGTTGGCGTAAATGTTGACTTAATTATTCGGGGTATATGCTGCTTGCGTCCTAGGGTGAAGGGATTAAGCGATCGCATCAGGGTGATTAGTGTAATTGGTCGCTTTCTCGAACATTCTCGCATTTTCTATTTCAGTAATGGTGGTAGTGAAGAAGTATATATCGGTAGTGCTGATTGGATGCCACGCAATTTGGATGCACGAGTAGAAGTTATAACTCCTGTGGAGGAGCCATCCCTAGTTCAGGAATTAAAGCAGATACTGGAAATTGTCTTAGCGGATAATCGCCAAACATGGGATCTTCACGCCGATGGTACATATGTGCAGAGAGTTCCTAAAGATGGTGAGCCTGAGATGAGTTCGCAAAAGCATTTTATGTCACAGGGCAGACCTGAATTTGCTTAA
- a CDS encoding AAA family ATPase: MASVIILIGVPASGKSSLAEQMLRTTNQNSGQASSSLTYGQTQLISPDRIRASLYGSADMQGDWSEIWAQVQQEFANAAKSQQSVIYDATNYKREYRKNIISLAKDYGFRPITGVWLNVPLWICLSRNDHRDRQVPDDIIIEMHRMLSYSPPSLSEGFDRILFHDEKSDNEWID, translated from the coding sequence ATGGCAAGTGTAATTATCCTGATTGGTGTACCTGCGAGTGGCAAATCTAGCCTTGCTGAGCAGATGTTGCGGACTACTAATCAGAATTCTGGGCAAGCCAGTAGTAGCCTCACGTATGGTCAAACACAACTGATCAGTCCCGATCGCATTCGTGCTTCACTCTATGGATCAGCCGATATGCAAGGAGATTGGTCAGAAATTTGGGCACAGGTACAACAAGAATTTGCAAATGCTGCCAAATCGCAACAATCTGTAATATATGATGCCACAAACTATAAGCGCGAATATCGCAAAAATATTATTTCCCTAGCCAAAGACTATGGATTTAGACCAATTACGGGCGTTTGGTTAAATGTGCCGCTTTGGATTTGTTTGTCACGCAACGATCATCGCGATCGCCAAGTCCCTGACGATATTATTATTGAAATGCACCGCATGCTCTCCTATAGCCCGCCCAGTCTGAGTGAAGGCTTTGACCGCATCCTTTTTCATGATGAAAAGTCCGATAATGAGTGGATTGATTAA
- a CDS encoding chlorophyll a/b-binding protein, translating to MAEQTQTRTAFTKDERGILNNWAIEPKMYVDEQSDKRFGLTEYAELINGRLAMLGITAIFIFEFVTGKGFLQIIGF from the coding sequence ATGGCTGAACAAACTCAAACTCGTACCGCTTTTACTAAAGATGAACGAGGCATTTTAAATAACTGGGCGATCGAACCCAAAATGTATGTTGATGAACAAAGTGACAAGCGCTTTGGGCTGACGGAATATGCAGAACTGATTAACGGGCGCTTGGCGATGCTAGGCATTACCGCTATTTTCATCTTTGAGTTTGTAACTGGTAAAGGCTTCTTGCAAATTATTGGATTCTAA
- a CDS encoding DUF6761 family protein, whose translation MLQDAIAIRHYQKITDSLVEMSERGYRSTDEMRLFLDGYLSALRVTNAIEVHNIHRLEEEVIRFLYDASNFESPYEFEMEVERGER comes from the coding sequence ATGCTTCAAGACGCGATCGCCATTCGTCATTATCAAAAGATTACAGACTCACTCGTAGAAATGTCAGAACGAGGCTATCGTTCGACAGACGAAATGAGACTTTTTTTAGACGGTTACTTATCGGCTCTGCGCGTTACTAATGCGATAGAAGTGCATAATATACATCGTCTCGAAGAAGAGGTAATCCGATTTTTGTATGATGCTTCTAACTTTGAATCTCCTTATGAGTTTGAGATGGAGGTTGAACGGGGTGAAAGGTAA